In Miscanthus floridulus cultivar M001 chromosome 8, ASM1932011v1, whole genome shotgun sequence, the sequence TTTATCGCATCCTTACCTACCTTGGCTATGTGCACCTTGTGGTCATCGTCGTCGACGttgcccttgcccttgcccttgcgCGGGTACTTGCTGAGCTGCTCCCTGACGAGCTTCTCGTAGATGAAGGAGGCGCCCTTGAACTGCGGCAGCACGAGCCAGGCCACGAACAGCAGCTTCGCCGGGTACCACACGGGGATCCAGTAGAGGAGCGGCTCGGCGAGCATCTCCAGGAGCGTGATGAAGGAGTAGATGATCCAGTAGGACAGCCACTGCTCGTCGTCCACCTTGGACGGGCTCTCCATGGCGCACACCGACGCGTACCTGCACCAGgcaccatgcatgcatgtcccCAACATGATTCCTCACGCCGTGGCGTGGTCACCGCTGCACTGATAAGGTGATAAAACTTACAGAGGGTACAGCAGGGTAATGCTCGGCCTGCAAAATGCATGGAACAGAGGAACAACCAACAAACGGGGACATCAGGCAACGGTTGCAATCAATCAAAGACGATCGAAGCTCCAAGGACACCGGGATGAAGAAACGATGGACGACGAATCGGCAACAAACTGCAAGGGAACATACCCGGCGACGGTGTGGAGGTGTCTGATGAGCGCCCAGGACTTGCCCATCTCTCCTCCTTCAGTTCGGTCGATCAACCGAGGGAACCAACGGCGACGCTTGCGGTGTGCTGGGTTCGATCGAAACGGAAGTGTCCGCGAGAAGCACAGAGTTGCTCGGCTGATGGGACAGCGAAGATTGGGCATCGGGTGCGTTTTTATACAAAGACTGGGCAGGTGGCAATGGCATCGGATGTTTAGCTTGGACGTGGCGTCCTGGCATCGCTTTGGGACAGACACGAACCTCCAGCGGCACGAAGAAGTGATGCGTCAAGTCGAATCGCTTTGCGCTGGGTAGCACGTGTCAGATGAGCCATGGCACTCGTGTCCACCTACTGCTTCGACCCAGACGCATCCGAAGCATGCTTCCTACTCCCTTAGCCCTTGGGCCTTGGCTTATCGGCCTGCCGCCTGCGGTTGGCAGCGTTTATATGCGTCCAAATGGGCTGGTTTGGGCCACACGTCCTATATTTCTTCGCAAGCCCAAGAGTGCGTATAGAATGGCTGTAAATCACATATATCGCCTTATATGAGTGAACAATCTATATACCACTCCGATCTCCAACGGCATTCCATATTTAATCTTCTCTGCTAAGTCGCCTGTTTAGTTTGAGAAataaaattaatttattattttatcaactcatatctttttttatataaaatagaATAGATTAATCCGTCCATcctcatcttttttttttgagagaactGGAGGGGCCTTGGCCCTACAGTCCATCCTCATCCTAATAAGAGACAAGTAAAAAGTGATCACTGTTTAGAGTTTGTTTGAATATACTCTTATTCACTACAATCGACGTTTTAGAGTAAATCGGATGAAAAAATAAACATACATGGATTCGGATCAATACAAATATATCTAAAGAATACTATAAAAGGAACACTCACACTCGTTGTCACAACGCGTCACTGTTGTGAGACAGAGATCATATTTTGCCAGTCATGGGAGCTTGGGCAGTTGTTGTCGTTGGTCTAGGACCATACGCCATCTCAAATCTGTGCAAGGTGGACAGCTGAGTTTTTTTTTATCgcttaggcctggtttagatatGGTCGGATTTGCATCAATCCAAATGTGTTAGAGTAGATTGGAGTAaaacttgaactaaattccacCCTAATCCATCCTAACGCATGTGGATTCAGGTGAATCCGacaacatccaaacaagacctaaacTGAGATACGATTTGGAACTGTAGCCAAACAAAGAACTTGAGTCTGGAGCTA encodes:
- the LOC136473108 gene encoding protein HVA22-like isoform X1, producing MGKSWALIRHLHTVAGPSITLLYPLYASVCAMESPSKVDDEQWLSYWIIYSFITLLEMLAEPLLYWIPVWYPAKLLFVAWLVLPQFKGASFIYEKLVREQLSKYPRKGKGKGNVDDDDHKVHIAKAEHDHVQ
- the LOC136473108 gene encoding protein HVA22-like isoform X2 yields the protein MGKSWALIRHLHTVAGPSITLLYPLYASVCAMESPSKVDDEQWLSYWIIYSFITLLEMLAEPLLYWIPVWYPAKLLFVAWLVLPQFKGASFIYEKLVREQLSKYPRKGKGKGNVDDDDHKVHIAKVG